A stretch of the Vigna radiata var. radiata cultivar VC1973A chromosome 9, Vradiata_ver6, whole genome shotgun sequence genome encodes the following:
- the LOC106773170 gene encoding uncharacterized protein LOC106773170 has protein sequence MNTLTTSFSTHHSYSHTPSTFHTTLTPIQSLSFRTPNHNFRLLCFSSDPSHSLPVVVVGSANADIYVEIDRLPLEGETLAAKSGETLAGGKGANQATCSAKLSRPTYFIGQVGDDAYGSLVTGALRSGGVRLDSLTVVPSVPTGHAVVMLQSNGQNSIIIIGGANSSGWPSSLARQHLDLVAQAGIVLLQREIPDYVNVQVAQAARNAGVPVVLDAGGMDGPLPPQLLNFVDILSPNETELARITGMPTESFEQIAQAALKCHELGVKQVLVKLGHKGSALFVEGEKPIQQPAILAKTVVDTTGAGDTFTAAFAVALVEGKSRKECLRFAAAAACLCVQVKGASPSMPDRNSVLDLLNRQ, from the exons ATGAACACCTTAACGACATCGTTTTCCACGCACCACTCCTACTCCCACACCCCATCCACTTTCCACACTACCCTTACCCCGATTCAATCCCTCTCCTTTCGCACTCCCAATCACAATTTCAGACTCTTATGTTTCTCttcagatccctctcattcgcTGCCGGTCGTTGTCGTCGGCTCTGCCAATGCCGACATTTACGTAGAGATCGACCGCCTCCCGTTAGAAGGCGAGACACTCGCTGCAAAGTCTGGCGAGACGCTTGCCGGCGGCAAAGGCGCCAATCAGGCTACGTGCTCCGCCAAGCTCTCCCGTCCGACCTACTTCATCGGACAAGTTGGTGATGACGCTTATGGTAGCCTCGTCACCGGCGCGCTTCGTAGCGGCGGTGTTCGCCTTGACAGTCTGACGGTGGTTCCGTCCGTGCCCACTGGTCACGCCGTTGTGATGCTCCAATCCAATGGCCAGAACTCCATCATCATCATTGGGGGTGCTAACTCGAGTGGTTGGCCCAGTTCCCTGGCACGTCAGCATTTGGACCTCGTGGCCCAAGCCGGCATTGTTTTGTTGCAGAGGGAGATACCCGATTATGTCAACGTTCAAGTGGCGCAG GCTGCGAGGAATGCTGGCGTGCCTGTTGTGTTGGATGCGGGAGGAATGGATGGACCACTTCCACCGcaattattgaattttgttgatattttgaGTCCTAATGAAACTGAACTTGCTCGCATTACTGGAATGCCGACTGAAAGTTTTGAACAGATTGCACAGGCTGCTTTGAAATGCCATGAATTG GGAGTTAAACAAGTTCTTGTGAAACTTGGGCATAAAGGATCTGCCCTTTTTGTAGAAGGAGAAAAACCAATTCAGCAGCCGGCCATATTAGCTAAAACAGTCGTTGATACAACTGGTGCTGGTGATACTTTTACTGCCGCTTTTGCTGTGGCCTTAGTTGAGGGCAAGTCCAGAAAGGAATGCCTCAGATTTGCTG CTGCTGCAGCTTGTCTTTGTGTTCAAGTTAAGGGAGCCTCTCCCAGCATGCCAGATAGGAATTCTGTTTTGGATCTACTTAATCGTCAATGA